In Bacillus sp. S3, the sequence CATTCCGCCTGCTACGACAATTTCAGCATCTCCCGCCAGAATGGCTTGTGTGGCAAGATGCACGGCTTTTAACCCCGAACCGCAAACCTTATTAATCGTCATCGAGGAAACGCTTTCAGGAATCCCCGCTTTAAAAGCCGCCTGCCTTGCCGGATTTTGTCCAATTCCTGCTTGAAGTACATTACCCATAATTACTTCATCGACTTGTTCCGGCTTTACCCCGGCCTGCTCAAGTGCCCCTTTAATGACTGTCCCGCCTAACTCAGGTGCGGAAACAGTTTTTAGCGTACCATTAAAATTACCAAGTGCAGTTCGAACAGCACTGACAATAACTACCTCTGTTTGGCCCATTACGTCTCTCTCCCCTTCAACCTTTTTACCATTATTACTTCTATTGAAAACACAGAAAGTCCTCTTAATTTGTCAAAATTTCTATTATTCTTGATTTTTTGAAATTAATCCCACTACAATGAAAGTATGATGAATGGAGGGGGAAAATGATGTTTACTTTACCTAAAAAGGTGACGATTATCGAAGTAGGCCCGCGTGATGGACTGCAAAACGAGAAATTATTTGTTCCAACAGATACCAAAAAACAATTTATTGCCGGTTTGCGGGATGCCGGGCTGCAAGAAATAGAACTGACTTCATTCGTTTCACCGAAATGGGTGCCGCAGATGGGGGATGCTGCGGAAATTGTCACCGACTGCCTTAATACAGATGCAAGGGACATTGTCTTAGCTCCTAACCGTAAAGGAATTGACCGTGTCTATTCCACCAATTGTCAAGCTGTTGCCGTTTTTGTCGGTGTCAGCAACAGCTTTAATCTTAAAAATATAAACAAAACAACACAAGATAGTCTGATAGAACTAAAGCCGATTATCCATGAACTAAAAGAAAAAAATTATTTTGTCCGCGCCTGCATTTCGACTGCGTTTTATTGTCCTTATGAGGGAAAAATCAATGAAAGTGATACATTAGCGCTTTGCCGCGAATTTGTTGAGGCGGGCGTCGATGAATTAAGCGTGGCTGATACCATTGGAATGGCAGCACCAAATGAAGCCTTTTCTTTGTTTTCTAAATTAAAACAGGAATTTACATCGACGCTTTTAACAGCCCATTTCCATGACACACGCAGGCTTGCCCTTGCAAATATTTTAGCTTCTCTTCAGGCGGGAATCGACCGCTTAGATACATCTGCCGGCGGACTTGGCGGCTGTCCATTTGCACCCGGTGCCAGCGGAAATGCTGCTACAGAGGATGTGGTTTACATGCTTGAGCGGATGGGTATTGAAACCGGTGTCGATCTTACCAAACTGATAAAGGCAATTAATGTTGTTCGGCCTCATCTTTCACGCGAGATTGAAACCAGCTATTATCGACTTCATTCACAAACCGTATAGATTAAGATTCTTTTATGAATAATCAGTCTTCCAGTAATCCATCTTATTAAATGAGACCAGCATGAAGGGAGACTACGACAATGAGCCAAAAGCGGGATAAAGGGAACAGTCAAAGCGGGAAAAATTATGCAGATACAGCAGGCGGAGGCAAGCGGATGATTGCCGCCGAGGAACTAGAAAAGGCATTGCATCCAACCAAACGACAAAACTCAGAGCAATAAATCAGAAAAGCGCAAGCGCACTGGAAAATACTCAAAGCCGCTCATTGGTTTCCGCGGCTTTTTTCATGTTATGATTTAATTGTGGCCCGGATATCTCGGGGTACATATCGTATAAATAATCATTATTCGGGAGGTGCTCCTTATTGAAAAAGGCATTTCGAGCACTGTTTGTTTTGTTGTTTTTCTGGCTATCTCTTGCTTTGTACTTTACTAACCGGTTGATGTATATGAAAAAGAAGGATGAGGATTTGATTTTACAAC encodes:
- a CDS encoding hydroxymethylglutaryl-CoA lyase — translated: MFTLPKKVTIIEVGPRDGLQNEKLFVPTDTKKQFIAGLRDAGLQEIELTSFVSPKWVPQMGDAAEIVTDCLNTDARDIVLAPNRKGIDRVYSTNCQAVAVFVGVSNSFNLKNINKTTQDSLIELKPIIHELKEKNYFVRACISTAFYCPYEGKINESDTLALCREFVEAGVDELSVADTIGMAAPNEAFSLFSKLKQEFTSTLLTAHFHDTRRLALANILASLQAGIDRLDTSAGGLGGCPFAPGASGNAATEDVVYMLERMGIETGVDLTKLIKAINVVRPHLSREIETSYYRLHSQTV